The Desulfovibrio sp. sequence CAAGCGCAGTTAGGCGGTAGCAATATCATGAAATTATTGGCGGTACATATATCCACAACGGCAGATACGGTCGGGGCAGGGCGCAACGCGCGGCTTGTCAGGCTGGTCTGGTTTGCCGTGTCCGTTGTTCTGCTGGCGCTGACGCTGGCCTGCCTGTGGCAGGCCGGGCCTGTGCTGGCGGCGGGCGGTGTGCCGCAGGCCGTATGGCAGGATACTGACCGCAATCACCGGCGTTCGCCCGCACAGGTGAAAACCCAATTGCGGCAGCCACAGGTTCGCGCCGGGCAAATGCCCCTGAGCCCCGAAGCCCAGGACGCCAGAGCCGCCAAAACTAGTTCTCAACTGGCCGCCAATGCTGTGCCCCTGGCCCAGGAAGGGCAGCTGAACATGCTGGAGCAGGGCGACTGGCGGCTCAAAATCGTCTCCGCCGCCGTGACCGGTACCAGCATGGTGCTGCTGGGAGATATCGCCGTGCCCATCGGGCATATGGATCAGGCGCAGTGGGACGCCTTGCGCGCCACCCCCCTGTGGGAAGCGCCGCCAGAAGAAGGCAAGCCTCTGCAAATCAACCGCTCCCGCCTGTCGCAGGCATTACGGCAGGCCCTGGGGCAGGATGTGGCCGGGCGCTGCATTTTGCCCACGTCCCTCGTGATCCAGCGCGGCGGCCTGGTCTTCAGGGAAGACGATTTGCGCAACTATGTCGTCAAAAGCCTGACTCCCCAAATGGCGGCCATGCCGGGAGAGGCCGAACTCACGGATTTTCGTCTGCCGGAATACATTTTTCTTGCCCACAGCCAGCAGCGCGTACAGCTTGAGCCGGGCAAACTGGCTCCGGGGCGTGTGCCCCTGCGCTTTGCCGTGCAGGAGGCGGACGGCACGGTTCTGCGGCGGGTGGCGGGCACAGCCACGCTGGCCCTGTGGCTTACGGTGCCCACGGCGGCCCAGTCCATGAACAAGGGCGACGCCCTGACAGCCCAAAGCGTCACCTTTATGCGCGTCAACGCCGGGCAGTTGCGCGACCTGCCCTGGGACGGACACGGCGGCCCCTGGCAACTGGCCCGCGCCATCAATGCCGGAGACACCATCCTGCAAAGCGATCTGGCCAACCAGCTTATGGTCAAACGCGGGGATGTGGTCACACTCATATTTTCCAGAAATAACCTGCGCATCACCACGCAAGCGCAGGCTCTGGCCGACGGCGAACCCGGCGCGACCATTCCGCTGCGGAACTTGCAAACCAAAAAACAGGTCTTCGGCATTGTCAAAAACGGCAATACCGTGGAGATACACTAGGCGTTGCGGCCGTACTGACGGCAGGGCGCGGTCACCAAGGAGAGAAGCAAATGCAGGCACGTCATGTCATACCCGTTCTGGCGCTGGTCTTTGCGCTGTGCGCCGCCTGCGGCGGCGGGCCGCGCAAGCATCCGGCCTTGCAACCGCCTGTTGTCGATCCGCAGGAATACAGGCAGGAAGCCAATGCGGCAAACAACCCCGGCTCGCTTTTTGCGGCCAGTGAGCAGGATACGCTTTTTTCCGACAGCCGCGCCCGCAGGGTAGGGGATATCGTTGTGGTCAAGCTGGTGGAAAACACCAAGGCCCAGAACAAGGCTGAAACCTCATCGAAAAAGAACAGCGGCAACGATTATCAGGTGGGCGCGCTTTTCGGGCAGAGCTCTAGTGGTTTTATTCCTTTGCTGGGCGTTGGACCCACCAGCAAGGTGGGGGTTCCGGCCCTGACCTCGAGCTCGGCCAGCGACCTTTCTGCCACGGGCAAGACCAAGCGCGAAAACTACGTCACCACCTCACTGGCGGCTCGCGTCATCCGGGTGTTGCCGGGTGGTCTGCTGCAGATCGAAGGCGCGCGTGAAATCCGCGTCAACGAGGAAACAGAGTATATGGTGGTGCGCGGCATGGTGCGTACCAAGGACGTGAGCGCAGACAACAGCGTGCTTTCAACCCAGATCGCCGATGCCAGCATTGAATACTATGGCCGCGGCGTACTGGCCGACAAGCAGAAGCCCGGATGGTTCACGCGCCTTATGGATAACGTCTGGCCGTTCTAGCTTTAGCACGCCCCTTCTGGATTGGCGTGGCGCTTTGAAGTGCGTAGTGGGAGAGGGATGTGAACGCAGGCCGATCCGACAGAAACGCACCACGGTGAAGTGCTTTGTGGGGAAGGGATGTGGTTGGCCCGTCGATGGCGATGTGGAATGTTTTGTGGGGAAGGGATGTGGTTGGCCCGTCGATGGCGACGCGGAATGCTTTGTGGGGGAGGGACCCTTTTGCAAAAGGGTCTCCTCCCCCACGCCCCCACCCCCTAAAACCTTTATTGCCGTTAGGGCGTATTGGCTTTGAATGGGTTGCGCACTGACGCTGCACTACAGGGACGGACGTGGGCCGGGGCGCGTGTGGGCTGGGACGGGCGCTGTACGAGAGTGACCGGCGTGGGCGCAGGGATGGGGTTGCGCGGACAACGACAGGCTTGGACTGGAGCGGTTCGCAGGGCAGAGCAGGCCTGCTGTATGGGTGCCGCTTGCACTGCGTGGAAGGATATTTCCGGCCCAGCATTGTATACTGAGCCGAAAAGCCATAATTTTTTGACCCGCAGGCAAAAAAAGCTTGCCAAGCCCTGCCCGTTCGGGTAAATCAATCTTCGCGCCGAAGTGGTGGAATTGGTAGACACGCTAGGTTCAGGGTCTAGTTCTCGCAAGGGAGTGGGAGTTCGAGTCTCCCCTTCGGCACCATCTTGAACTCCAAGAGAGTTCAAAGAAGCCCGCTAAGCTAACAGCTTGGCGGGTTTTCTGCTTTTTAAGGCTCCAACTAAGTTCATCTACGTCTTTTGACATACCCCAATATTGGGGGTAGTTCTGGGGGTACGGAGTCTAAAGAGGTGGTTGGAAGCCATTTCAATACCCCCAGAGTGCAAAGCATTGCTGGCCGCCTGTTTTCCAACATTTCCCGTCTTCCACCTCTCGCAGACCGCACCGATACCCCCACGGGGGAAGCATATACCCCCAAATTGTAGGTTCGATACCCCCCCACCGTGAGGAATACCCCCACAAAGCGGAGGCGATACCCCCATGCCCCTTTCTGACATCAGCGTTCGCAATGCCAAGCCACAACAAAAACCCGCCAAGCTGTTCGATGGTGGCGGCCTCTTCCTCTTTATCGCCCCAACTGGCGGCAAGATGTGGCGGCTAAAATACCGCTTCCAAGGGAAAGAAAAGCTCTTGGCCTTGGGGGTATACCCAGACGTGGGTTTAAAAGAGGCCCGCAAAAGGCGGGACGAAGCCAGAGAACAACTTGCCATGGGCAATGACCCCGGCGAAGTCAAAAAAGAAATCAGGGTCACTGCACGAGCGATAGAAAGAGAACGGCAAAATACGTTTGAAGTTGCCGCGCGCGAATGGTTCGCCTCATACTCTCCAGCGCTTACCCCAAAGCATGCGGCCAAACTTCAGCGTTACCTTGACACAATCCTATTCCCTTACCTGGGCAATAAATCCGTAACCGATTTAGAACCGTCTGACTTTCTAGGGGTTATCCGCCCCACTGAAAACAAAGGGCATATCACCACCGCTCACAAGCTCATGCAACTTTGTGGGCAGGTAATGAAGTATGCCCACCTGACAGGAAGGATCCGTTACAACCCGGCAGCAGGCTTAAGCGCAGCATTACAGCCGCTGCGCCACGAGAACCTTGCAGCGGTTACTGACCCTGCGGACATTGGCCGACTACTGAGGGATTTAGATGCCTATGAAGGGTTTCCTTCTATAACGGCCTTTTTGCGAATACTGCCCTACGTCTTCACGCGACCATCTGAATTACGCCGCGCTGAATGGAGCGAGTTCAATTTTACTGAGGCTCTTTGGCGCATTCCTGCGAGCAGAATGAAAATGCGCCGACAGCATACCGTCCCCCTATCCTTGCAGGTAATGGACCAGCTTGAAGAACTGCGGGCGTTTTCTGGATCAGGAAAATATCTTTTCCCCAGTGTTCGGGCCAGGACGGCAGTTATTTCAGACGCTGGCCCTTTGGCTGCCCTTCGGCGCTTGGGCTATGAATCTGGAGAAATGTGCCTGCATGGCTTCAGGGCCATGGCCAGCACCCGGCTTAATGAGCTGGGCTACCGCGCGGACGTAATAGAGGCGCAGTTGGCCCACAAGGAGCCAGATGCGGTGCGCTTGGCATACAACCGGGCGGAATACACCGATGAACGCCGAAAGCTTATGCAGGAATGGGCGGATTACTTGGACAGCTTAAAAGCCACCCGCGCAGGAGTGTAGAATGGACACAGAATTATTCAACCGTGCATTGGGCCTGGTAGAACCTTGGACGGTATCTGGCTATAAAATTGATGAGGACAAAGAAAGAATAACATTTTTTGTTGAGCCTGAAGAAAATTCTTTATTAATGTGTCCACATTGTAAAGAAAGCTATGCGACATGCAATGACTATAAAATTTTTGATTTCGATTACTTAAGTTTTTTTAAATATGAATGCTGCTTAGAAGTAAGAGTTCCATTACTTACCTGCATAGAGCATGGAAAAACTCCCGCTTGTTTTTACATTAAACTTAATAAATATTCTGAACTCTATCCTTTTCCAGAGTCATATAAGCTTAAATAACTTTAAAACAATATAAACAGAGAATTTTTACATATGAAATGGAACAATATTGAATACATGACATTTCAAGAAATATTTGAATCAAGGAATGTTAGCGAAATAGACACAATACATCACATTGAGATTGCATTAAAGCAAGAGATTTATTTTGCTTACTACGAGCAAAACGGAATTCTCGTTCAATATTCTGAAACAAAACTACCAGATTCTTTAGCATTTAGATTATATAATAAAAACACGAACCCTGGTAGATATAAAAGTTCAGATCACTTAATGTTTTTCTTACAAAGACTTTGCCCAAAAGAACGTATAGCAAAAGCAACTTCTATTGAAAAAATTACAGTGAATATTTCTTCATCACTTTGGGCAGGGCTTACAAAAGAGAAGTCCTTCTCAGCATTGAGCGCAGAAGGTTTTTCAGACGAAGTAATAGCATTTATTCTTATAGAAAAACTATCCACCGCCAAGGGTGAGGCGGGTCGCTTATTTTAT is a genomic window containing:
- a CDS encoding tyrosine-type recombinase/integrase — protein: MPLSDISVRNAKPQQKPAKLFDGGGLFLFIAPTGGKMWRLKYRFQGKEKLLALGVYPDVGLKEARKRRDEAREQLAMGNDPGEVKKEIRVTARAIERERQNTFEVAAREWFASYSPALTPKHAAKLQRYLDTILFPYLGNKSVTDLEPSDFLGVIRPTENKGHITTAHKLMQLCGQVMKYAHLTGRIRYNPAAGLSAALQPLRHENLAAVTDPADIGRLLRDLDAYEGFPSITAFLRILPYVFTRPSELRRAEWSEFNFTEALWRIPASRMKMRRQHTVPLSLQVMDQLEELRAFSGSGKYLFPSVRARTAVISDAGPLAALRRLGYESGEMCLHGFRAMASTRLNELGYRADVIEAQLAHKEPDAVRLAYNRAEYTDERRKLMQEWADYLDSLKATRAGV
- the flgA gene encoding flagellar basal body P-ring formation chaperone FlgA, whose amino-acid sequence is MKLLAVHISTTADTVGAGRNARLVRLVWFAVSVVLLALTLACLWQAGPVLAAGGVPQAVWQDTDRNHRRSPAQVKTQLRQPQVRAGQMPLSPEAQDARAAKTSSQLAANAVPLAQEGQLNMLEQGDWRLKIVSAAVTGTSMVLLGDIAVPIGHMDQAQWDALRATPLWEAPPEEGKPLQINRSRLSQALRQALGQDVAGRCILPTSLVIQRGGLVFREDDLRNYVVKSLTPQMAAMPGEAELTDFRLPEYIFLAHSQQRVQLEPGKLAPGRVPLRFAVQEADGTVLRRVAGTATLALWLTVPTAAQSMNKGDALTAQSVTFMRVNAGQLRDLPWDGHGGPWQLARAINAGDTILQSDLANQLMVKRGDVVTLIFSRNNLRITTQAQALADGEPGATIPLRNLQTKKQVFGIVKNGNTVEIH
- a CDS encoding flagellar basal body L-ring protein FlgH, translated to MQARHVIPVLALVFALCAACGGGPRKHPALQPPVVDPQEYRQEANAANNPGSLFAASEQDTLFSDSRARRVGDIVVVKLVENTKAQNKAETSSKKNSGNDYQVGALFGQSSSGFIPLLGVGPTSKVGVPALTSSSASDLSATGKTKRENYVTTSLAARVIRVLPGGLLQIEGAREIRVNEETEYMVVRGMVRTKDVSADNSVLSTQIADASIEYYGRGVLADKQKPGWFTRLMDNVWPF